Proteins from a genomic interval of Eriocheir sinensis breed Jianghai 21 chromosome 20, ASM2467909v1, whole genome shotgun sequence:
- the LOC127001212 gene encoding uncharacterized protein LOC127001212 translates to MATSPPCVVCRSRKDLHPQYIFHRFPKDDERCQKWKDVLRIPSIQKRKSRKLRESSRICSLHFSPKNYLSPTRLKYNAYPDQNLTETSVLETQAENSADITIDLVLEVDTSNNSCHDVEAMIGGVDDAFVTLEGDPAVQTHLLSDVAPPNGAPAAWFDRNSPDWAPSLNLGHSKFISVEPQVMESMLRYERALKRKRQSPDSQPAEDLMQLSTCVTDLEEASASAPAASSSVLAAHTSACHSETSGSNPAHRDVASAPACHGVTEDPDSVHLTSSSASQTDLTSDMIRVLQDEFNEATVEKVNLKGKINEMELNENSFKDDDERVRFYTGLHSYCDLMELFTFIKSYICSDGRNMLTSFQMMILTLMKLRHNFPMQDLAYRFCVSITTCSNIFLKVLDILYVRIGWMVRWPSREELQKTMPLTFREHYGEKITVILSCIEISVNCPKYLQAKTGSSYKTVKFLIGVSPQGSISFISKAWNGNRSEKYITENCGFLDNILPGDYIMADEFDIADSVAARDATLVAPADMRGKNQYQSKKDVMSIRNTANVQIHAKRVMGVVLQKFNILREPLPMQYVSKKDCQNLTTVDKIAVVCCALTNMCPSVVSFQ, encoded by the exons GTGTCAGAAATGGAAGGATGTTCTACGCATTCCTTCCATTCAGAAGCGGAAGTCTCGTAAACTGAGAGAGAGCTCCAGGATCTGcagcctccacttctctccaaaAAACTACTTGTCACCAACAAGACTAAAGTATAATGCCTACCCTGACCAAAACCTCACAG AAACTTCTGTATTAGAAACTCAGGCTGAGAACTCAGCTGACATTACAATAG ATTTGGTCTTAGAGGTGGACACCAGCAACAACTCCTGCCATGATGTTGAAGCCATGATTGGTGGTGTGGATGATGCATTTG TTACATTGGAGGGGGATCCTGCTGTGCAGACCCATTTGCTGTCAGATGTAGCGCCCCCAAATG GTGCGCCTGCAGCATGGTTTGACAGGAACAGTCCTGACTGGGCTCCCTCCTTGAACCTTGGGCATTCCAAGTTTATATCAGTTGAGCCCCAAGTAATGGAGTCCATGCTTCGATATGAGCGGGCATTGAAGAGAAAAAGACAGTCTCCAGACTCCCAGCCTGCAGAGGACCTGATGCAACTAA GTACATGTGTTACAGATTTGGAGGaagcttctgcctctgcccctgctgCCTCCTCCAGTGTGCTGGCTGCCCATACTTCTGCCTGCCACAGTGAGACCAGTGGCTCTAACCCTGCCCACCGTGATGTGGCGAGTGCCCCTGCCTGCCATGGGGTGACAGAAGACCCTGACTCGGTTCATCTCACCTCATCAAGTGCATCACAGACAGATCTCACTTCTGACATGATAAGGGTGTTGCAGGATGAGTTCAATGAGGCAACTGTAGAAAAAGTTAACTTAAAGGGAAAGATCAATGAAATGGAATTAAATGAAAACTCTTTCAAAGATGATGATGAGCGTGTAAGATTTTACACTGGACTACACAGCTACTGTGACTTAATGGAACTGTTCACCTTCATTAAGAGTTATATCTGCTCAGATGGTCGGAATATGCTAACATCCTTTCAGATGATGATTTTGACACTTATGAAACTTCGCCATAATTTCCCTATGCAAGACTTAGCTTACAGATTTTGTGTCTCTATAACTACTTGCTCAAACATTTTTCTGAAGGTGTTGGATATTTTGTATGTTAGGATAGGCTGGATGGTTAGATGGCCATCCAGAGAGGAACTGCAGAAGACAATGCCACTGACTTTTAGAGAACATTATGGAGAAAAAATTACAGTGATTCTGAGCTGCATTGAAATATCTGTGAATTGCCCGAAATATTTGCAGGCCAAAACAGGGTCTTCATATAAGACAGTCAAATTTTTAATTGGAGTATCTCCTCAAGGAAGTATCTCATTCATTTCTAAGGCTTGGAATGGTAACAGAAGTGAGAAATACATCACAGAAAACTGTGGATTTTTAGATAACATTCTGCCTGGGGATTATATAATGGCAGATGAGTTTGACATTGCTGATTCTGTTGCTGCTAGGGATGCCACTCTTGTTGCTCCTGCTGATATGAGAGGAAAGAACCAGTACCAAAGTAAGAAAGATGTCATGAGCATCAGGAATACAGCTAATGTGCAGATACATGCCAAGAGAGTCATGGGTGTAGTCCTTCAGAAATTCAACATATTACGTGAACCTCTCCCTATGCAATATGTAAGTAAAAAAGATTGTCAGAACTTAACTACAGTTGACAAGATAGCTGTAGTGTGCTGTGCCTTAACAAATATGTGCCCTTCTGTTGTAAGTTTTCAGTAA